Genomic DNA from Marnyiella aurantia:
GGAATTGGGAAACCCTGTTAAATGGAGGTCATTAGCCTGCAACTATTCCATTTTATTCGTGCAGATACAGAATTGGGAATTGGGATCGGAAACGAATTTTCCGGAAGAGATTGACACAGCCATGCTGACCCCCATCGAAAAAGAATGATTTGCACAATAAAGCGCTCGCCTGAATATTATCTTTGCTTAAATTATTCGTAATTTGCAGTCCATTGTTGATATTTAACGATAAATGATTATGAATTACGAAAATATTGCAGTTTCTACAGAAGGAAATACAACTGTAATCACCATAACCAGGCCTCAGGCGCTTAATGCACTTAATGCTGCAACAATTACCGAACTTGGTAATATCCTGGACAAGCTGGACGGCGATGCATCCTGCAGGGCCATCATTATAACAGGAAGCGGTGAAAAATCTTTTGTTGCCGGTGCTGACATTAAAGAATTCAGCGATTTCGGAGCTGTACAGGCAGAGGAGTTGGCACGTAACGGCCAGCGTACTCTTTTCAATAAGGTAGAGAACATGACCAAGCCCGTAATTGCGGCCGTGAACGGATTTGCCCTGGGTGGTGGTCTGGAGCTGGCTATGGCGTGCCACATCCGTTACGCATCTGAAAACGCCAGATTAGGACTTCCGGAAGTGACACTTGGATTAATACCTGGCTATGGAGGAACCCAGCGTTTGCCAAAACTGGTAGGAAAAGGACTGGCAAATGAATTAATCTTTTCTGCAAAAATGATCAATGCCACTCGGGCTAAAGAGATAGGCCTGGTTAACGAAGTTTTCACGCTGGAAGATCTTCTTCCTAAATCGTTAGAACTGGCGGCAACTATAGCGTCCAATTCACCAATGGCTATTGCTGAGGCAATTAATGCGGTTAATCTTTCGGATACAGACCGTGGTTATGAAGCAGAAATTAAATCTTTTGGGTTGCTGTTTGAAAAGAACGATAAAAAAGAAGGTGTCACCGCTTTTCTGGAAAAAAGGAAGCCTAACTTTTAACATTTGGAAACCGGAGTATCTAACCTGAACAGTTGTGACACTAAATAAATTTGATATCGCATATCTCAGAATGGCCAGAGAATGGGCCAGGCTGTCTTATTGCCACCGGAAGCAGGTAGGCGCACTGATTGTAAAGGACAGGATGATTATATCCGATGGTTATAACGGCACACCGTCCGGTTTTGATAATACATGTGAAGATGGCGAAGGTAAAACCCATTGGTATGTATTGCACGCGGAGGCAAATGCAATCCTTAAACTGGCTGCATCCACCAATTCGGCAAAGGGTGCTACGTTATACCTGACGCTTTCGCCCTGTAAAGAGTGCAGTAAACTGGTACTGCAGGCCGGGATTTCACGCCTGGTGTACATAAGTGAATATTCTGACGGTGAGGGAATTGCTTTCCTGCAGAACCACGGAATAGAGATTATGCAGATTGCCGAAGAACAACTGGACCTAAATTAATACGACACACCTACAACCCATGAGCTGGACTGAAAAAATTAAAGATTTTGAAATCTTCCTGAAATTTGAGCGGAATTTTTCAGACAATACGCTGGATGCGTACCTGCGCGACATCAGAAAACTGCAGAATTACGCAGAAACTGAACTTACGGGCACAGGACCCCAGGAAATAACTTTCACGCAACTGCAGGAGTATCTTTACCAGCTGTCCAAACAGAAATTCAGTGAGCGGTCTCAAGCCAGATGGGTGTCATCTATAAAAGCATTCTTCAAATATCTGGTGGAAGATGAAATCCGGACAGATAATCCGGCTATTCTTCTGGAAGGTCCCAAACTGGGTCTTTATCTGCCCGATACACTTTCGTTTGATGATATTGAGCGGATTATTACAGCAATAGATATATCCACGGATCTTGGGAAGCGCAACCAATGTATGATAGAAGTTCTGTATGGTTGCGGCCTGCGTGTATCTGAACTTATTGACATAAAGATCTCCAATATCAACTATAAGGAAAACTATCTTAAAGTAGACGGGAAAGGTGATAAATCCCGGTTTGTGCCGCTTGCAGATTATACTACCAGGCTGATCCGCGATTACATCAAGAATGTGCGGTCACAATATAAGATAAACAAGAAATTTGAAGATATCCTTTTCCTGAACAGCCGCGGTTCCGCAATGTCCAGGGTAATTGTATTCATCATCATCAAGGAGCTTACTGAAAAAGCAGGCATCAGTAAACGCATTTCGCCCCACACCTTCAGACACTCATTTGCAACGCATCTGCTTCAGAACGGTGCAGACCTGCGGTATATCCAGGAAATGCTGGGCCACTCCAGTATCACAACTACTGAAATATACACTCACCTGAAGACCGAAGAACTTCGGGACGTCATCTTAAATTACCATCCAAGGAATATTACATGAACTCCGGTCTGAAATACTGCCCAAGTTGCGGTACAGAGTGCCTGAAATGGGAGGAAGAAAAAAAGTGGTCCTGTGGCTGTGGATTTGTCCTCTACCACAATGTTGCCTCGGCAATAGCAGTAGTAATACGTCATGGAAATGAACTTTTCTTCACCCGCAGAAACCGGGAGCCACAGGTGGGTAAACTGGATTTGCCCGGTGGATTTGTAGATCCCCACGAATCGGCAGAGGACACCTGCTGCCGCGAACTCTATGAAGAATTGGGTCTTCTGATTGATGTGGGCAGACTGAAGTACCTTTCCTCACTGCCAAACATCTATAAATA
This window encodes:
- the xerD gene encoding site-specific tyrosine recombinase XerD, translating into MSWTEKIKDFEIFLKFERNFSDNTLDAYLRDIRKLQNYAETELTGTGPQEITFTQLQEYLYQLSKQKFSERSQARWVSSIKAFFKYLVEDEIRTDNPAILLEGPKLGLYLPDTLSFDDIERIITAIDISTDLGKRNQCMIEVLYGCGLRVSELIDIKISNINYKENYLKVDGKGDKSRFVPLADYTTRLIRDYIKNVRSQYKINKKFEDILFLNSRGSAMSRVIVFIIIKELTEKAGISKRISPHTFRHSFATHLLQNGADLRYIQEMLGHSSITTTEIYTHLKTEELRDVILNYHPRNIT
- a CDS encoding NUDIX hydrolase, whose translation is MNSGLKYCPSCGTECLKWEEEKKWSCGCGFVLYHNVASAIAVVIRHGNELFFTRRNREPQVGKLDLPGGFVDPHESAEDTCCRELYEELGLLIDVGRLKYLSSLPNIYKYKEISYNTLDLFYEYEVDEKFDVELELSEISETFWIDRTKIDLEELAFESQRKFLWNYLR
- a CDS encoding deoxycytidylate deaminase, with translation MTLNKFDIAYLRMAREWARLSYCHRKQVGALIVKDRMIISDGYNGTPSGFDNTCEDGEGKTHWYVLHAEANAILKLAASTNSAKGATLYLTLSPCKECSKLVLQAGISRLVYISEYSDGEGIAFLQNHGIEIMQIAEEQLDLN
- a CDS encoding enoyl-CoA hydratase-related protein is translated as MNYENIAVSTEGNTTVITITRPQALNALNAATITELGNILDKLDGDASCRAIIITGSGEKSFVAGADIKEFSDFGAVQAEELARNGQRTLFNKVENMTKPVIAAVNGFALGGGLELAMACHIRYASENARLGLPEVTLGLIPGYGGTQRLPKLVGKGLANELIFSAKMINATRAKEIGLVNEVFTLEDLLPKSLELAATIASNSPMAIAEAINAVNLSDTDRGYEAEIKSFGLLFEKNDKKEGVTAFLEKRKPNF